A region of Streptomyces sp. NBC_01750 DNA encodes the following proteins:
- a CDS encoding sensor histidine kinase, which produces MPPRSDPPPRGTPSPERRLPLRKSLLGRLLAVSALVAACSVAATAWLAVQTTSGAIKQEQGQNLTDDARIYNTLLGYAATHPRWDGVDRTVTDLARQTGRRIALTTPQRAPLADSATQDKPPALPPQTSAVVDPLSVDGTLPAGGGQSAADRVDPRAVGPFRLPAAERARLQETAERIVSCLRDEGVTSDIVGTPSGRPRIQAVGNDLDRIEGTRCSIDALEEPTATETKALTALNQLADACLKRQDRHAVQLNLDLSWNRRPAPTGRIPTAPAVSTPEPSATPTTPTEATPTTPTEATPTTPTEATPTTPSEATPTPEPSAPPTTNDDDRAVASCVGTARREQLSSYVATPALLFIGDPGGATVPGFDLSPANTARIAGAAALVLALTVGASLFAATRLVRPLRALTGAAQRMKDGGYADPVPVPVTADNEIGRLAAAFNDMSAHRARLERQRKAMVSDVAHELRTPLSNIRGWLEAAQDGVADPDPAFVASLLEEAMQLQHIIGDLQDLAQADAGALRLHPEPVRIEELLGHVAAAHQAQADTAEVTLTVAGTEPGADVPELSADPVRLRQAVGNLVSNAVRHTPPGGSVTLSASSPDGDVVVVDVADTGSGMPPEDLRYVFDRFWRAEKSRSRRTGGSGLGLAIVRKLAEAHGGTVHAVSAEGKGSVFTLRIPAAGRPVAEETADRL; this is translated from the coding sequence GTGCCTCCTCGTAGCGATCCACCTCCTCGTGGCACCCCGTCCCCGGAGCGACGGCTGCCGCTGCGCAAGAGCCTGCTCGGCCGACTGCTCGCCGTGTCCGCGCTGGTGGCCGCCTGCTCGGTGGCCGCCACCGCCTGGCTGGCCGTGCAGACCACCTCCGGCGCCATCAAGCAGGAGCAGGGACAGAACCTCACCGACGACGCCCGGATCTACAACACCCTCCTCGGCTACGCGGCGACCCACCCCCGGTGGGACGGCGTGGACCGGACCGTCACCGATCTGGCCCGGCAGACCGGGCGCCGGATCGCGCTGACCACGCCGCAGCGTGCGCCCCTCGCCGACTCGGCGACCCAGGACAAGCCGCCCGCGCTGCCGCCGCAGACGTCGGCCGTCGTCGACCCGCTCTCCGTGGACGGCACGCTCCCGGCCGGCGGCGGCCAGAGCGCCGCGGACCGCGTCGACCCGCGCGCCGTGGGCCCGTTCCGGCTGCCGGCGGCCGAACGCGCCCGGTTGCAGGAGACCGCCGAGCGGATCGTCTCCTGCCTGCGCGACGAAGGTGTCACCTCCGACATCGTCGGGACACCCAGCGGCCGCCCACGCATCCAGGCCGTCGGCAACGACCTCGACCGCATCGAGGGCACCCGGTGCTCGATCGACGCGCTGGAGGAACCCACCGCCACCGAGACCAAGGCGCTCACCGCCCTCAACCAGCTGGCCGACGCCTGTCTGAAACGCCAGGACCGGCACGCCGTACAGCTGAACCTGGACCTCTCCTGGAACAGACGGCCGGCGCCCACCGGGCGCATCCCCACCGCGCCGGCCGTCAGCACCCCCGAACCCTCGGCCACGCCCACCACCCCGACGGAGGCCACGCCCACCACCCCGACGGAGGCCACGCCCACCACCCCGACGGAGGCCACGCCCACCACCCCGTCGGAGGCCACGCCCACCCCCGAACCGTCGGCCCCGCCCACCACCAACGACGACGACCGCGCCGTCGCCTCCTGCGTCGGCACCGCGCGCCGCGAACAGCTCAGCTCCTATGTCGCCACGCCCGCGCTGCTGTTCATCGGCGACCCCGGCGGCGCGACCGTCCCCGGCTTCGACCTCTCCCCGGCGAACACCGCCCGGATCGCGGGCGCGGCGGCCCTCGTGCTGGCACTCACCGTCGGCGCGTCCTTGTTCGCCGCCACCCGGCTCGTACGGCCGCTGCGCGCGCTCACCGGCGCGGCCCAGCGGATGAAGGACGGCGGATACGCGGACCCTGTTCCGGTGCCGGTCACCGCGGACAACGAGATCGGGCGGCTGGCCGCCGCCTTCAACGACATGTCGGCGCACCGCGCGCGTCTGGAGAGGCAGCGCAAGGCGATGGTCAGCGATGTCGCCCACGAACTGCGCACACCGCTCAGCAATATCCGCGGCTGGCTGGAGGCGGCCCAGGACGGCGTCGCCGACCCCGACCCCGCCTTCGTCGCCTCCCTGCTGGAGGAGGCGATGCAGCTGCAGCACATCATCGGCGACCTCCAGGACCTGGCCCAGGCGGACGCGGGCGCGCTGCGGCTGCATCCCGAGCCGGTCCGGATCGAGGAGCTTCTCGGACATGTGGCCGCGGCGCACCAGGCCCAGGCGGACACGGCGGAGGTCACGCTGACGGTGGCCGGGACGGAGCCGGGCGCCGACGTGCCCGAGCTGAGCGCCGACCCGGTGCGGCTGCGGCAGGCCGTCGGCAACCTGGTCTCCAACGCCGTACGCCACACCCCGCCCGGCGGCAGCGTCACACTGAGCGCGTCCTCTCCGGACGGGGATGTGGTGGTCGTCGATGTCGCCGACACCGGCAGTGGCATGCCGCCCGAGGATCTTCGCTATGTCTTCGACCGCTTCTGGCGCGCCGAGAAGTCCCGCAGCCGCCGCACCGGCGGCAGCGGTCTGGGTCTCGCGATCGTCCGCAAGCTCGCGGAGGCGCACGGCGGCACGGTGCACGCGGTGAGTGCGGAGGGGAAGGGGTCGGTCTTCACGCTGCGGATACCGGCCGCGGGACGGCCTGTTGCGGAGGAGACCGCGGATCGGCTCTGA
- the hppD gene encoding 4-hydroxyphenylpyruvate dioxygenase — MTETIDHTPTTARKADPFPVKGMDAVVFAVGNAKQAAHFYSTAFGMKLVAYSGPENGSRETASYVLTNGAARFVFTSVIKTATDWGRFLADHVAEHGDGVVDLAIEVPDARAAYAYATEHGARGITEPYEIKDEHGTVVLAAIATYGKTRHTLVDRSGYDGPYLPGFAAADPIVEPPAKRTFQAIDHCVGNVELGRMNEWVAFYNKVMGFTNMKEFVGDDIATEYSALMSKVVADGTLKVKFPINEPAIAKKKSQIDEYLEFYGGAGVQHIALATNDIVATVRSMRAAGVAFLDTPDSYYDTLGEWAGETRVPVETLRELKILVDRDEDGYLLQIFTKPVQDRPTVFFEMIERHGSMGFGKGNFKALFEAIEREQEKRGNL, encoded by the coding sequence ATGACTGAGACCATCGATCACACCCCGACCACCGCGCGTAAGGCAGATCCCTTCCCGGTGAAGGGAATGGACGCGGTCGTCTTCGCCGTCGGCAATGCCAAGCAGGCCGCGCACTTCTACTCCACGGCCTTCGGCATGAAGCTCGTCGCCTACTCCGGACCGGAGAACGGCAGTCGCGAGACCGCGAGTTACGTCCTCACCAACGGCGCCGCACGCTTTGTGTTCACCTCCGTGATCAAGACCGCCACCGACTGGGGCCGCTTCCTCGCCGACCATGTCGCCGAGCACGGCGACGGCGTCGTCGACCTGGCCATCGAGGTGCCGGACGCGCGCGCCGCGTACGCGTACGCCACCGAGCACGGCGCCCGCGGCATCACCGAGCCGTACGAGATCAAGGACGAGCACGGCACGGTGGTGCTGGCCGCGATTGCCACGTACGGCAAGACCCGGCACACCCTCGTCGACCGCTCCGGCTACGACGGCCCGTACCTGCCCGGCTTCGCCGCCGCCGACCCGATCGTCGAGCCGCCGGCCAAGCGCACCTTCCAGGCCATCGACCACTGCGTCGGCAATGTCGAGCTCGGCAGGATGAACGAGTGGGTGGCCTTCTACAACAAGGTCATGGGCTTCACCAACATGAAGGAGTTCGTGGGCGACGACATCGCCACCGAGTACTCCGCGCTCATGTCGAAGGTCGTCGCCGACGGCACGCTGAAGGTGAAGTTCCCGATCAACGAGCCGGCGATCGCGAAGAAGAAGTCGCAGATCGACGAGTATCTGGAGTTCTACGGCGGGGCCGGCGTCCAGCACATCGCGCTCGCCACGAACGACATCGTCGCGACCGTACGCTCCATGCGGGCGGCGGGAGTCGCGTTCCTGGACACCCCCGACTCGTACTACGACACCCTCGGCGAGTGGGCGGGCGAGACCCGGGTGCCCGTCGAGACGCTGCGCGAGCTGAAGATCCTCGTCGACCGTGACGAGGACGGCTATCTGCTGCAGATCTTCACCAAGCCGGTTCAGGACCGGCCGACGGTCTTCTTCGAGATGATCGAGCGGCACGGCTCGATGGGCTTCGGCAAGGGCAACTTCAAGGCGCTCTTCGAGGCGATCGAGCGCGAGCAGGAGAAGCGCGGAAACCTGTAG
- a CDS encoding response regulator transcription factor yields the protein MCANVMVAEDDEKQAELVRRYLEREGHTVTVVRDGRAAIESVRYKAPDLLVLDVMMPRADGLDVLRVLRAEARELPVLMLTARSTEDDLLLGLDLGADDYMTKPYSPRELMARVRTLLRRTRLSAGADPPAAAVLAVGTLVVDPDRHEVSVEGGPVDCTPGEFRILAAMAAEPDRVFTRQRLLEELHGFDRYISDRTVDVHIMNLRKKIEPAPRRPARLLTVFGVGYKLTDPAKSAARASS from the coding sequence GTGTGCGCAAACGTCATGGTCGCCGAGGACGACGAGAAGCAGGCCGAGCTGGTCCGCCGTTATCTGGAACGGGAGGGCCACACCGTCACGGTCGTACGCGACGGCAGAGCGGCCATCGAGTCCGTCCGGTACAAGGCCCCCGACCTGCTGGTGCTCGATGTGATGATGCCGCGGGCCGACGGCCTGGACGTGCTGCGCGTGCTGCGGGCCGAGGCCCGGGAGCTGCCCGTGCTGATGCTGACGGCCCGCAGTACCGAGGACGATCTGCTGCTCGGCCTGGACCTCGGCGCCGACGACTACATGACCAAGCCGTACAGCCCACGGGAGTTGATGGCCCGGGTGCGCACACTGCTGCGCCGTACCCGGCTCTCGGCGGGCGCGGACCCGCCGGCCGCTGCCGTCCTCGCGGTGGGCACGCTCGTCGTCGACCCGGACCGGCACGAGGTGAGCGTCGAAGGCGGCCCGGTCGACTGCACGCCCGGTGAGTTCCGCATCCTCGCCGCGATGGCCGCCGAACCCGACCGGGTCTTCACCCGGCAGCGGCTGCTGGAGGAACTGCACGGCTTCGACCGCTACATCAGCGACCGCACCGTCGACGTGCACATCATGAACCTCCGCAAGAAGATCGAGCCCGCGCCGCGGCGGCCCGCCCGGCTGCTCACCGTCTTCGGCGTCGGCTACAAGCTGACCGACCCGGCGAAGAGCGCGGCTCGTGCCTCCTCGTAG
- a CDS encoding tetratricopeptide repeat protein, whose product MKSETVKNASVSMLVGATLVTGVIMLAPGWGEDGPPPAPGPAARAMAAVGAGAPPSVSDLDALIRDREKWLGAHPGDGESWAMLGSAYVERGTQLADPAYYSRAESALRHSLEVVPDDKGNVDALVGLAALANARRDFGAARTWGERAKKQKPERWTVYPVLIDAYNGLGDYPAAGKAMDKLEKLHSGGQTLGLASQIFRERGWREDAASLAYSAAAGADAPAEKAAALQRLGELAWERGEPQEALDNYDASLRFVSKHHPSLVGRARALVALGRTREAIRDYRTALQLASLPEYALETGELYQSLELEADAATQYEQLRVRAAKAEEDGVNEQLVLGRFEADHGDPESAVERLTGEWVRQHRSVHVADALGWALYQAGRAEEALPYARKATGQGLRSALFAYHRGEIERALGQPGAARRHLAEALRINPYFSPLLAPVAKEALDELGEPPPGGPKDVTGEEEAAGEAEQPSPGQSPSEQSPPEQPAAEQSPSEQPSPEQPAAEQPREDSAQEKSQEPKLPPSANPAPGKPSAEAGTDRPASPDASGPGLD is encoded by the coding sequence ATGAAGAGCGAAACGGTGAAGAACGCCTCGGTCAGCATGCTGGTCGGCGCGACGCTGGTCACCGGGGTGATCATGCTCGCGCCGGGCTGGGGGGAGGACGGCCCGCCGCCGGCACCGGGACCCGCCGCGCGGGCGATGGCCGCAGTGGGCGCGGGGGCTCCGCCTTCCGTCTCCGATCTGGACGCGCTCATCCGCGACCGCGAGAAGTGGCTGGGGGCCCACCCCGGTGACGGGGAGTCGTGGGCGATGCTGGGGTCCGCGTATGTGGAGCGGGGCACGCAGCTGGCGGACCCGGCGTACTACTCGCGGGCGGAGAGCGCGCTGCGGCACTCGCTGGAGGTGGTCCCGGACGACAAGGGGAACGTCGACGCGCTGGTGGGTCTCGCGGCGCTGGCAAACGCCCGGCGCGACTTCGGCGCGGCGCGTACCTGGGGCGAGCGCGCGAAGAAACAGAAACCGGAGCGGTGGACGGTGTATCCGGTGCTGATCGACGCCTACAACGGCCTCGGCGACTACCCGGCCGCGGGCAAGGCGATGGACAAACTCGAGAAGCTGCACTCGGGCGGCCAGACGCTGGGGCTCGCGTCGCAGATCTTCCGGGAGCGGGGCTGGCGCGAGGACGCGGCATCGCTGGCGTACAGCGCGGCCGCGGGCGCCGACGCGCCCGCGGAGAAGGCGGCGGCGCTGCAGCGGCTCGGCGAACTGGCCTGGGAGCGCGGCGAACCGCAAGAGGCGCTGGACAACTACGACGCGTCGCTGCGGTTCGTGAGCAAACACCATCCCTCGCTGGTGGGGCGGGCGCGGGCGCTCGTGGCACTGGGGCGCACCCGGGAGGCCATCCGCGACTACCGGACCGCGCTTCAGCTGGCATCGCTGCCCGAATACGCGCTGGAGACCGGCGAGTTGTACCAGTCGCTGGAGCTGGAGGCCGATGCCGCCACGCAGTACGAGCAACTGCGCGTACGGGCGGCGAAGGCGGAAGAGGACGGAGTGAACGAGCAGTTGGTGCTCGGCCGCTTCGAGGCGGACCACGGGGACCCGGAGTCGGCTGTGGAGCGGCTGACGGGCGAGTGGGTTCGGCAGCACCGGAGTGTGCACGTCGCGGACGCGCTGGGGTGGGCGCTGTACCAGGCGGGCAGGGCGGAGGAGGCGCTGCCGTACGCCAGGAAGGCGACCGGACAGGGGCTGCGGAGCGCGCTGTTCGCGTACCACCGGGGCGAGATCGAGCGCGCACTGGGACAGCCCGGCGCGGCCCGGCGGCACCTGGCGGAGGCGCTGCGGATCAACCCGTACTTCTCGCCGCTGCTGGCCCCGGTGGCCAAGGAGGCACTGGACGAGCTCGGGGAGCCACCGCCGGGCGGCCCGAAGGACGTGACCGGAGAGGAGGAGGCCGCGGGCGAGGCGGAGCAGCCGTCGCCCGGGCAGTCGCCGTCGGAGCAGTCGCCGCCCGAGCAGCCGGCGGCGGAGCAGTCACCGTCGGAGCAGCCGTCGCCCGAGCAGCCGGCGGCGGAGCAGCCGCGCGAGGACTCGGCACAGGAGAAGTCGCAGGAGCCGAAGCTGCCGCCTTCGGCGAATCCGGCTCCGGGCAAACCGTCGGCGGAGGCCGGGACCGATCGGCCGGCGAGCCCGGACGCATCAGGGCCGGGCCTGGACTGA
- a CDS encoding SH3-like domain-containing protein, translating into MTEAAPESAHEPAHEPAYATDRFAPGARVRTVHHDPPHHTRLPRYARGKHGTVVEPEGRSPLADVRSQGREDAPFEQVYAVRFEARDLWGDGDHHVVLDLFESYLEDDQP; encoded by the coding sequence ATGACTGAAGCCGCGCCCGAGTCCGCGCACGAGCCCGCGCACGAGCCCGCGTACGCCACCGACCGATTCGCTCCGGGCGCGCGGGTACGGACCGTGCACCACGACCCGCCGCACCACACCCGGCTGCCCCGCTACGCCCGCGGCAAGCACGGCACGGTCGTCGAGCCCGAGGGCCGCTCGCCGCTCGCCGACGTGCGCTCCCAGGGGCGCGAGGATGCCCCCTTCGAGCAGGTCTACGCCGTACGGTTCGAGGCCCGGGACCTGTGGGGCGACGGCGACCACCACGTCGTACTGGACCTGTTCGAGAGCTACTTGGAGGACGACCAGCCGTGA
- a CDS encoding class F sortase, which translates to MSRTPHRRRRAAALPALACAGFVLATVAGCSADAVQTSPQAAKAPSAASPTTVEGKAADPAHIAIPSIGVDSSLMRLGLNDDRTVEVPPADKGMTAGWYTGGAVPGERGAAVIIGHNDTRFGRAVFHDLKKIAKGADIAVRTTRGTTLHFTVTGTDTVRKNAFLTQKVYGPTTERALRLITCAGDFDAQGHPVDNLIVYATLR; encoded by the coding sequence ATGTCCCGTACACCCCACCGGAGGCGGCGGGCCGCCGCGCTGCCCGCGCTCGCCTGCGCCGGCTTCGTCCTGGCCACCGTCGCCGGATGCTCGGCCGACGCCGTACAGACTTCACCGCAGGCCGCGAAGGCTCCGTCCGCCGCCTCTCCCACCACTGTCGAGGGGAAGGCCGCGGACCCGGCGCACATCGCCATCCCCTCGATAGGCGTGGACAGTTCTCTGATGCGGCTCGGCCTCAACGACGACAGAACGGTCGAGGTCCCGCCCGCGGACAAGGGCATGACCGCAGGCTGGTACACCGGCGGAGCCGTGCCCGGCGAGCGCGGAGCCGCCGTGATCATCGGCCACAACGACACCCGCTTCGGCAGGGCGGTCTTCCATGACCTCAAGAAGATCGCGAAGGGCGCGGACATCGCCGTACGGACGACACGGGGAACCACGCTCCACTTCACCGTCACGGGCACCGACACGGTCCGCAAGAACGCGTTTCTGACCCAGAAGGTCTACGGCCCGACCACCGAGCGCGCGCTGCGCCTCATCACCTGCGCCGGAGACTTCGACGCGCAGGGCCACCCGGTGGACAACCTCATCGTCTACGCCACTCTGCGCTGA
- a CDS encoding ABC transporter permease: MSFWEYLVTNHQQLLTDAYQQASLVFQCMVIATLLGVLIGLLTYHSGWGGNLAVTSTAVILTIPSLALIGLLIPMVGLGVPPTVITLTLYGLLPIVRNSVVGLRGVDPSLVDAAKGIGMSRVSRLLGVELALAWPPILTGIRVSTQMLMGIAAIAAYASGPGLGNEIFRGIASLGSANALNQVLAGTIGIVILALLFDAAYVGIGRLTISRGIRA; the protein is encoded by the coding sequence GTGAGCTTCTGGGAGTACTTGGTCACCAATCACCAGCAGCTGCTCACCGACGCCTACCAGCAGGCCAGTCTCGTCTTCCAGTGCATGGTGATCGCCACGCTTCTCGGTGTGCTGATCGGCCTCCTCACCTATCACAGCGGGTGGGGCGGCAACCTCGCCGTGACCTCGACCGCGGTGATCCTCACCATCCCCTCGCTCGCTCTGATCGGTCTGCTGATCCCGATGGTGGGCCTCGGGGTGCCGCCCACCGTGATCACCCTGACGCTGTACGGGCTGCTGCCGATCGTCCGTAACTCCGTCGTCGGGCTGCGCGGCGTGGACCCCTCGCTCGTGGACGCCGCGAAGGGCATCGGGATGTCCCGGGTGTCCCGGCTCCTCGGAGTGGAGCTGGCGCTCGCCTGGCCGCCGATCCTGACCGGCATCCGGGTCTCCACGCAGATGCTGATGGGTATCGCCGCGATCGCCGCGTACGCCTCCGGTCCCGGCCTCGGCAATGAGATCTTCCGCGGCATCGCCTCGCTGGGCAGCGCCAACGCACTCAACCAGGTGCTCGCGGGGACCATCGGCATCGTCATCCTCGCGCTGCTCTTCGACGCCGCGTACGTGGGCATCGGCCGTCTCACCATCTCGAGGGGGATCCGTGCCTGA
- a CDS encoding Lrp/AsnC family transcriptional regulator has translation MAIDHLDGRLIVLLAREPRIGVLEASRRLGVARGTVQARLDRLQSNGVIRGFGPNVDPAALGYPVTAFATLEIKQGQGADVRAHLAGVPEVLELHTTTGHGDMLCRLVARSNADLQRVIDRVVGFDGIVRASTAIVMENPVPLRIIPLVEQAAEDESV, from the coding sequence ATGGCGATCGATCATCTGGACGGTCGGCTCATCGTGCTGCTGGCGCGCGAGCCGAGGATCGGGGTGCTCGAGGCGTCCCGCCGACTCGGCGTGGCCCGCGGGACCGTGCAGGCGCGTCTGGACCGCCTTCAGTCCAATGGAGTCATCCGCGGTTTCGGTCCGAACGTCGATCCGGCGGCTCTCGGCTACCCGGTGACCGCCTTCGCCACACTGGAGATCAAGCAGGGGCAAGGGGCCGATGTACGCGCCCATTTGGCGGGCGTCCCCGAGGTGCTCGAGCTGCACACCACCACCGGCCACGGCGACATGCTCTGCCGGCTCGTCGCCCGCTCCAACGCCGATCTTCAACGGGTGATCGACCGTGTTGTCGGTTTTGATGGCATCGTGCGGGCCTCGACAGCGATCGTCATGGAGAATCCCGTGCCCTTGCGGATCATTCCGCTGGTGGAGCAGGCCGCGGAGGACGAAAGCGTCTGA
- a CDS encoding VOC family protein, protein MPARLDHTIVRSRDRFAGARFLAELIGEPDPKPFGPFASLPLAGGVTLDYLDERERIVSQHLAFLVSEEEFDEIFGRITERELPYWADPAHATPQRINHHYGGRGVYIDDPDGHSIEFITHTYITS, encoded by the coding sequence GTGCCAGCACGTCTTGACCACACCATCGTCCGCAGCCGCGACCGCTTCGCCGGCGCCCGCTTTCTCGCCGAGCTGATCGGTGAGCCCGATCCCAAGCCCTTCGGCCCCTTCGCGAGCCTGCCGCTGGCGGGCGGCGTCACCCTCGACTATCTCGACGAACGGGAGCGGATCGTCTCCCAGCACCTCGCCTTCCTCGTCTCGGAGGAGGAGTTCGACGAGATCTTCGGCCGGATAACCGAGCGCGAACTCCCGTACTGGGCCGATCCGGCGCACGCGACGCCGCAGCGGATCAACCACCACTACGGGGGCCGCGGGGTCTACATCGACGACCCCGACGGCCACTCCATCGAGTTCATTACGCATACGTACATCACCTCCTAG
- a CDS encoding FAD-binding oxidoreductase: MDDLLDRLRTGLPAEALITDPDITASYANDMASFCAAGTPAVVVLPRTVEQVQHVMRTATALRVPVVPQGARTGLSGAANASDGCIVLSLTKMDRILEISPVDRIAVVEPGVINAVLSRAVGEHGLYYPPDPSSWEMCTIGGNIGTASGGLCCVKYGVTAEYVLGLDVVLADGRLLTTGRRTAKGVAGYDLTRLFVGSEGSLGVVVKAVLALRPQPPAQLVLAAEFDSAAAACEAVCAIMERGHTPSLLELMDRTTVRAVNAMANMGLPDSTEALLLAAFDTPDPAADLAAVGELCSAAGATEVVPADTVAESELLLQARRLSLTALETVKSATMIDDVCVPRSKLGAMIEGTATIAEKYGLTIGVCAHAGDGNTHPVVCFDHADPDESRRARESFDEIMALGLELGGTITGEHGVGVLKKEWLARELGPVGVEMQRGIKQTFDPLGLLNPGKIF, translated from the coding sequence ATGGACGATCTTCTCGACCGGCTGCGAACCGGTCTGCCCGCCGAGGCACTGATCACCGACCCGGACATCACGGCCTCGTACGCGAACGACATGGCGAGCTTCTGCGCGGCGGGCACCCCCGCCGTCGTCGTTCTGCCGCGCACCGTGGAGCAGGTCCAGCACGTCATGCGCACCGCGACCGCGCTGCGCGTCCCCGTCGTCCCGCAGGGCGCCCGTACCGGCCTGTCCGGCGCCGCCAACGCCTCGGACGGCTGCATCGTGCTGTCCCTGACCAAGATGGACCGGATCCTGGAGATCAGCCCGGTCGACCGGATCGCGGTCGTCGAGCCGGGCGTCATCAACGCCGTCCTGTCCCGCGCCGTCGGCGAACACGGCCTGTACTACCCCCCGGACCCCTCCAGCTGGGAGATGTGCACCATCGGCGGGAACATCGGCACCGCGTCCGGCGGCCTGTGCTGCGTCAAGTACGGGGTGACCGCGGAGTACGTGCTCGGCCTGGACGTCGTTCTCGCCGACGGACGCCTGCTCACCACCGGCCGTCGCACCGCGAAGGGTGTCGCGGGCTACGACCTCACCCGGCTCTTCGTCGGCTCCGAAGGCAGCCTCGGCGTCGTTGTCAAAGCCGTGCTCGCGCTGCGGCCGCAGCCGCCGGCGCAGCTGGTCCTGGCCGCCGAGTTCGACTCCGCCGCGGCTGCCTGCGAGGCCGTCTGCGCGATCATGGAGCGCGGCCACACGCCCTCGCTCCTCGAGCTCATGGACCGTACGACCGTCCGGGCCGTCAACGCCATGGCGAACATGGGCCTGCCGGACAGCACCGAGGCGTTGCTCCTCGCCGCCTTCGACACCCCGGACCCGGCAGCCGATCTGGCCGCCGTCGGCGAGCTGTGCAGCGCGGCGGGCGCCACCGAGGTCGTCCCCGCGGACACCGTCGCCGAGTCCGAACTGCTGCTCCAGGCAAGGAGGTTGTCACTCACCGCCCTGGAGACCGTCAAATCCGCCACGATGATCGACGACGTCTGCGTGCCGCGGTCGAAGCTGGGCGCGATGATCGAGGGCACGGCGACCATCGCCGAGAAGTACGGCCTCACCATCGGCGTCTGCGCGCACGCGGGCGACGGCAACACCCACCCCGTCGTCTGTTTCGACCACGCCGATCCGGACGAGTCCCGTCGCGCCCGTGAGTCCTTCGACGAGATCATGGCCCTCGGCCTGGAACTCGGCGGCACGATCACCGGAGAGCACGGCGTCGGCGTACTGAAAAAGGAGTGGCTGGCGCGCGAACTGGGCCCGGTGGGCGTGGAGATGCAGCGCGGCATCAAGCAGACCTTCGACCCCCTCGGCCTGCTCAACCCCGGCAAGATCTTCTAA
- a CDS encoding SsgA family sporulation/cell division regulator, protein MHTVMERELELNLVLSPELSIPVPARLTYRTDDPYAVHIAFHIGSDTPVKWNFARELLVEGVFRPSGEGDVRIWPTEAEGRSVVMMALSSPDGDALLEASAAVVSAWLERTLRVVPPGSESEQLGMDDGLAELLTPTAADDLSLRELRPSDESQDGDAQGYPGGPGAPRR, encoded by the coding sequence ATGCACACCGTGATGGAACGCGAGCTGGAACTCAATCTGGTGCTGTCGCCCGAGCTCAGCATCCCCGTCCCGGCCCGGCTGACCTACCGCACGGACGACCCGTACGCCGTGCACATAGCCTTTCACATCGGCTCCGACACTCCCGTCAAGTGGAACTTCGCCCGCGAACTGCTGGTCGAAGGGGTGTTCCGCCCGAGCGGGGAGGGAGATGTCCGGATCTGGCCGACCGAGGCCGAGGGCCGCAGCGTGGTCATGATGGCGCTCAGCTCCCCCGACGGCGACGCGCTCCTCGAGGCGTCCGCCGCGGTGGTCTCCGCCTGGCTGGAGCGGACGCTGCGGGTGGTTCCTCCGGGCTCCGAGTCCGAGCAGCTCGGCATGGACGACGGTCTCGCCGAGCTGCTCACGCCCACCGCGGCCGACGATCTGTCGCTGCGGGAGCTGCGGCCGTCGGACGAGTCCCAGGACGGCGATGCCCAGGGATACCCAGGTGGACCGGGGGCGCCTAGGAGGTGA
- the nthA gene encoding nitrile hydratase subunit alpha gives MTGTHADALISRRVRRLETLLEERGLVAGGALDEAIDAFLSGASPANGARVTARAWVDAGFRARLLADGTAAVAELGLSAGGVQPQRLHVVENTEHTHNVIVCTLCSCYPIRLLGPSPSWYKSEAYRSRVVREPRAVLEEFGLRLPPETEITVWDSTSETRYMVLPRRPDGTDSLTEAELAALVTRNALIGTAAV, from the coding sequence GTGACCGGAACCCACGCCGACGCCCTGATCTCCCGCCGGGTACGCCGCCTCGAGACGCTCCTGGAAGAGCGCGGCCTCGTCGCGGGCGGCGCGCTCGACGAGGCCATCGACGCCTTTCTCAGCGGCGCCTCCCCGGCCAACGGGGCCCGGGTGACGGCCCGGGCTTGGGTCGACGCCGGCTTCCGCGCCCGGCTGCTCGCCGACGGAACCGCGGCCGTCGCCGAACTCGGCCTGTCCGCGGGGGGAGTCCAGCCCCAGCGGCTGCACGTCGTCGAGAACACCGAGCACACGCACAACGTCATCGTCTGCACGCTCTGCTCCTGCTATCCGATCCGGCTGCTGGGCCCGTCCCCGAGCTGGTACAAGAGCGAGGCCTACCGCTCCAGGGTGGTCCGGGAACCCCGTGCCGTGCTGGAGGAGTTCGGCCTGCGGCTGCCGCCCGAAACGGAGATCACGGTCTGGGACTCCACCTCGGAGACCCGCTACATGGTCCTGCCCCGCCGCCCGGACGGCACGGACTCCCTGACGGAAGCGGAACTGGCGGCACTGGTAACCCGCAACGCCCTGATCGGCACGGCGGCGGTGTAG